Proteins found in one Choloepus didactylus isolate mChoDid1 chromosome 3, mChoDid1.pri, whole genome shotgun sequence genomic segment:
- the SCOC gene encoding short coiled-coil protein isoform X2, which produces MMNADMDAVDAENQVELEEKTRLINQVLELQHTLEDLSARVDAVKEENLKLKSENQVLGQYIENLMSASSVFQTTDTKSKRK; this is translated from the exons ATGATGAATGCTGACATGGATG CTGTTGATGCTGAAAATCAggtggaactggaggaaaaaacacGACTTATTAATCAAGTGTTGGAACTCCAACACACACTTGAAG ATCTCTCGGCAAGAGTAGATGCAGTTAAGGAAGAAAATCTGAAGCTAAAATCAGAAAACCAAGTTCTTGGACAATATATAGAAAACCTCATGTCAGCTTCTAGTGTTTTTCAAACAACTgacacaaaaagcaaaagaaagtaa